The following are encoded in a window of Bos indicus isolate NIAB-ARS_2022 breed Sahiwal x Tharparkar chromosome 7, NIAB-ARS_B.indTharparkar_mat_pri_1.0, whole genome shotgun sequence genomic DNA:
- the ELL gene encoding RNA polymerase II elongation factor ELL, which yields MAALKEDRSYGLSCGRVSDGSKVSVFHVKLTDSALRAFESYRASQDSVSLRPSIRFQGSQGHISIPQPDCPTEARTFSFYLSNIGRDSPQGSFDCIQQYVSSHGDVHLDCLGSIQDKITVCATDDSYQKARQSLAQAEEETRSRGAIVIKAGGRYLGKKVQFRKPAPGAVDAVPSRKRATPINPASAIKKCSAGSAGGGSGVSQRPFRDRVLHLLALRPYRKAELLLRLQKDGLAQADKDALDSLLQQVANVNAKDGTCTLKDCVYKDVQKDWPGYSEGDQQLLKRMLVRKLCQPQSTGGLPGDLAASSPPGEHGSSASPPQKRPQPPDFIDPLANKKPRISHFTQRAQPTVNGKLSTTLGREGLLPTPGPLAGTDTHLPLRLEPPRAHDPLADVSNDLGHSGRDCERGEVAAPAPTERLSMPLLTDCAQPSRPHGGSLHGKSKKKSKKHKDKERAAEDRPRDRPLSQTPGPPAPPVAPPVAPGLNGTCSSSSVPTSTSETPDYLLKYATISSSEQRQSYKNDFNAEYSEYRGLHARIERVTRRFTQLDAQLRQLSQGSEEYETTRGQILQEYRKIKKTNTNYSQEKHRCEYLHSKLAHIKRLIAEYDQRQLQAWP from the exons gaTTCTGTTTCACTGAGACCTTCGATCCGATTTCAGGGAAGTCAAGGG CACATCTCCATCCCTCAACCTGACTGCCCCACGGAGGCGCGGACGTTCTCCTTCTACCTCTCCAACATCGGCCGCGACAGCCCCCAGGGCAGCTTCGACTGCATCCAGCAGTACGTGTCCAG CCATGGGGATGTCCACCTGGACTGCCTGGGCAGCATCCAGGACAAGATCACAGTGTGCGCCACTGACGACTCCTACCAGAAGGCGCGGCAGAGCCTGGCGCAGGCTGAGGAGGAGACGCGCAGTCGAGGAGCCATTGTCATCAAGGCCGGAGGCCGTTACCTGG GCAAGAAGGTTCAGTTTCGGAAACCGGCCCCGGGGGCAGTGGATGCCGTGCCCTCCCGGAAGCGGGCAACCCCTATCAACCCGGCCAGCGCCATCAAGAAGTGCAGCGCTGGCAGCGCTGGCGGGGGCAGCGGGGTGTCTCAGCGGCCCTTCCGGGACCGCGTGCTGCACCTGCTGGCGCTGAGGCCCTACCGGAAGGCCgagctgctgctgcggctgcagAAGGACGGCCTGGCACAGGCGGACAAGGACGCGCTGGACAGCCTCCTCCAGCAG GTGGCCAACGTGAATGCCAAGGACGGCACGTGCACGCTGAAGGACTGTGTGTACAAGGATGTGCAGAAGGACTGGCCCGGCTACTCGGAGGGAGACCAGCAGCTGCTGAAGCGGATGCTCGTCCG GAAACTGTGCCAGCCACAGAGCACAGGTGGCCTCCCTGGAGACCTTGCTGCCAGCAGTCCTCCGGGCGAGCACGGGAGCTCAGCCTCGCCCCCTCAG AAACGGCCGCAGCCTCCTGATTTCATTGACCCTCTGGCCAACAAGAAACCCAGGATATCGCACTTCACCCAGAGAGCTCAGCCCACAGTCAACGGGAAGTTGAGCACGACCCTCGGCCGCGAGGGCCTGCTGCCCACCCCGGGCCCTCTGGCTGGTACGGACACCCACCTGCCCCTGCGACTGGAGCCGCCGCGGGCCCACGACCCCTTGGCCGACGTCAGCAACGACCTGGGCCACAGCGGCCGGGACTGTGAGCGTGGGGAAGTGGCCGCCCCAGCCCCTACTGAGCGCCTCAGCATGCCCCTGCTGACAGACTGTGCCCAGCCCAGCAGGCCCCACGGCGGCTCCTTGCACGGCAAATCCAAGAAGAAATCCAAGAAGCACAAAGACAAGGAGAGGGCAGCCGAGGACAGGCCCCGGGACCGGCCACTTAGCCAGACGCCGggccccccagcccctccagtTGCCCCACCAGTCGCCCCGG GTTTAAACGGGACCTGCAGCAGCTCAAGTGTCCCCACGTCGACCTCGGAGACGCCCGACTACTTGCT AAAATACGCCACCATCTCCTCCTCGGAGCAGCGCCAGAGCTACAAAAATGACTTCAACGCTGAGTACAGCGAGTACCGAGGCCTGCACGCCCGCATCGAGCGGGTCACGCGGCGCTTCACGCAGCTCGACGCCCAGCTCCGGCAGCTCTCGCAGGGCTCTGAGGAATACGAG ACTACTCGTGGGCAGATCCTTCAGGAATATCGAAAAATCAAAAAG ACCAACACCAACTACAGCCAGGAGAAGCACCGCTGCGAGTACCTGCACAGCAAGCTGGCCCACATCAAGAGGCTCATCGCCGAGTACGACCAGCGACAGCTTCAGGCATGGCCTTAG
- the ISYNA1 gene encoding inositol-3-phosphate synthase 1, translated as MEAATEFVVESPDVVYSPETIEAQYEYRTTSVSREGGVLKVHPTSTRFTFRTARQVPRLGVMLVGWGGNNGSTLTAAVLANRLRLSWPTRTGRKEANYYGSLTQAGTVSLGLDAEGKEVFVPFSSLLPMVAPDDLVFDGWDISSLNLAEAMRRAQVLDWGLQEQLWPHMEAMRPRPSVYIPEFIAANQSARADNVIPGTRAQQLEQIRRDIRDFRSSAGLDKVIVLWTANTERFCEVIPGLNDTAENLLRTIQLGLEVSPSTLFAVASILEGCAFLNGSPQNTLVPGALELAWQRRVFVGGDDFKSGQTKVKSVLVDFLIGSGLKTMSIVSYNHLGNNDGQNLSAPPQFRSKEVSKSSVVDDMVHSNPVLYSPGEQPDHCVVIKYVPYVGDSKRALDEYTSELMLGGTNTLVLHNTCEDSLLAAPIMLDLALLTELCQRVSFCTDVDPDPQSFHPVLSLLGFLFKAPLAPPGSPVVNALFRQRSCIENILRACVGLPPQNHMLLEHKMERPGLKRVGPLATTSPVLCKKGSAPTAPNGCTGDANGHSQAEAPQMPTT; from the exons ATGGAGGCCGCAACTGAGTTCGTGGTCGAGAGCCCCGACGTTGTCTACAGCCCCGAGACCATCGAGGCGCAGTACGAGTACCGGACGACGAGCGTCAGCCGCGAGGGCGGCGTCCTCAAG GTGCACCCCACGTCCACGCGCTTCACTTTCCGGACCGCCCGGCAGGTGCCCCGGCTCGGGGTCATGCTCGTCGGCTGGGGCGGCAACAACGGCTCCACACTGACCGCTGCCGTGCTGGCTAACCGACTGCGCTTGTCCTGGCCCACGCGCACGGGCCGCAAG GAGGCCAACTACTACGGCTCACTGACGCAGGCAGGCACTGTTAGCCTGGGCCTGGACGCCGAGGGCAAGGAAGTGTTCGTGCCCTTCAGTTCACTGCTGCCCATGGTGGCGCCCGACGACCTCGTGTTCGACG GCTGGGACATATCTTCGCTGAACCTGGCGGAGGCGATGCGGCGTGCACAGGTACTGGACTGGGGACTGCAGGAGCAACTCTGGCCGCACATGGAGGCCATGCGCCCGCGGCCCTCCGTCTACATCCCGGAGTTCATCGCAGCTAACCAGAGTGCGCGCGCCGACAACGTCATCCCGGGCACGCGCGCGCAGCAG ctgGAGCAGATCCGTAGGGACATCCGCGACTTTCGGTCCAGCGCCGGCCTGGACAAAGTCATCGTGCTGTGGACAGCGAACACGGAGCGCTTCTGCGAAGTGATTCCAGGCCTCAATGACACTGCTGAGAACCTGCTGCGCACCATCCAG CTGGGCCTGGAAGTGTCGCCCTCCACACTCTTTGCCGTGGCCAGCATCTTGGAGGGCTGTGCCTTCCTCAATGGGTCCCCACAGAACACGCTGGTACCCGGTGCCCTCGAGCTCGCGTGGCAGCGCCGCGTTTTTGTGGGTGGAGACGACTTCAAGTCGGGCCAGACCAAGGTCAAATCTGTGCTCGTGGACTTCCTTATCGGCTCTGGCCTCAAG ACCATGTCCATCGTGAGCTACAACCACCTGGGCAACAACGACGGGCAGAACTTGTCAGCGCCCCCACAGTTCCGCTCCAAGGAGGTGTCCAAGAGCAGCGTGGTGGACGACATGGTGCACAGCAACCCGGTGCTCTACTCGCCGGGCGAACAGCCCGACCACTGC GTGGTCATCAAGTACGTGCCATACGTGGGCGACAGCAAGCGTGCCCTGGATGAGTACACATCGGAGCTGATGCTGGGTGGTACCAACACGTTGGTGCTGCACAACACGTGCGAG GACTCGCTCCTGGCCGCACCCATCATGCTGGACCTGGCCCTGCTGACTGAACTATGTCAGCGAGTGAGCTTCTGCACCGACGTCGACCCGGACCCGCAGAGCTTCCATCCGGTGCTGTCACTGCTCGGCTTCCTCTTCAAGGCGCCACTTGCACCACCCGGCAGCCCCGTAGTCAATGCGCTCTTCCGCCAGCGCAGCTGCATCGAGAATATCCTCAG GGCCTGCGTGGGGCTCCCGCCGCAGAACCACATGCTTCTGGAGCACAAGATGGAACGCCCTGGCCTCAAGAGAGTTGGGCCCTTGGCCACCACCTCTCCGGTGCTTTGCAAGAAAGGATCTGCGCCGACCGCACCCAATGGCTGTACTGGTGATGCCAATGGGCACTCGCAGGCTGAGGCACCCCAGATGCCCACCACCTAA